The DNA segment TAAACGCATCGGGACTCCTTTCCTTGACATTATACTCGGCCGCTACTTCCAGCAATCGGTCAATTACATTGACTTGCATGTTACCGGGTATTTCACGAAGAGCCCATTTCTCTTCGCGAATGATATAACCACTTATGCCGACCACGCCATTATCTTCAATCTTCGGGAAGAGTTTAAGCACTTTCACGATAACGTTCATGGGTTTCGCCGGGGGTTACACGCTTACTATTAATTAAGTCCCAGTTATTTCTCTATTTATAGGGGAGTTCAAATGGATGTTAAAGTACTTAAAGTACCTGTAAAAATACCCGAAGGCGCGAATGTGATTATTGGGAGAAGCCATTTCATAAAAACCGTTGAAGATATATACGAGGTACTCGTAACGAGCGTTCCAGGCATTAAATTCGGGCTGGCATTTAACGAGGCAAGCGGAAAGAGGCTTGTAAGGTACGAGGGAAACGACGAGGAACTGGTAAAAGCCGCTATTGAAACAGCCCTTAACATTGGAGCCGGGCATACATTCGTGCTGTTCATAAGAAATGCGTACCCGATAAACATATTAAACCAGCTAAAGAACGTCCAAGAGCTGGTTTCCCTGTACGTGGTAACGGGCAACCCCGTTGAAGTCATCGTTGCTGAAACATCGCAGGGAAGAGCCGTAATGGGGGCGGTAGACGGTTACTCACCTCTCGGCGTGGAAACTGATGAGGATAAACGCGAAAGAAGGGAGTTCTTAAGAAAAATAGGCTATAAGAAGTAGTAATTAGTTGCACACTAAGTAGCCGGTACCTGTACAGCAAAGGGGCTTCAGTACTCTGTACTCGATTCACTTAATACCCCAATTATATGGGCAAATGCCACCTCCCCTTGCACCCTCACTATTTTTACCTTGACACGCGAACCACTAGTAGCGTTTGGTATGATTACTTTTAGGTCTTTGTAGTGTACTACCCCGCGTCCTCGCTCATCCACATCGTAGACGTTGACGACGATGATATCGCCTACTCTAATTCCTCTACCTTCAACCATTTTAATGGAGGGGTATACGCTAAACCTCTGCAAGTCGCTCGTATAGGGGTTCCAACCCTGCTTTTTACTGTTTCGTGACACGTTCACACACTATCAACACGCGAGTATTAAAAGCACGAAATAGCCTTAAAAACTTTTCGGTGAAACAATGAAACCCGATTTCTTAAGGCACATCGTCAACCCAGTTATTGACAGTTACATTAAACCCGGTAAACTAGCGCTCAAAGACGCCATTGAGGCAAAGAAGTTGGTCTTTGCGGCTGAGGAAAGGTACAAATTTAGCGTATATGACGGGGATCCGGCGAACCTCGTAACCTACTTCAAGTCAGAGGAGTTTAAGGCCTTCGCCAACCTGCTTGAATCGTGTAATGCCAAAGAAGCATTAATGGAGATTCTAGAAGAGGTTAAAAGGTCTTATAGCGATATACGCGAGCTGGTGGATACCGTAGAACAAGTAGCGGAGCTGTTAGAGCGGGGGCCTTTAAAGCACGTTTCCTCGCCGGGAACCAGTAATGTGCTGGATTTAAACTTAGAAAAAGTAGCTAGTGCTTTAAAGGACAGACTCAACGCCGAGGTCTTAGCCACCCCTAATAGTGTTTACGCGAGACTAGGCAACGTACTTGAACTAGAGGTGTACATCTTTAAACATCACGTAAAGCTCATATTCAAAGTCAACAAGAGAACTGGCAAGCATGTACTTGAAGCACTATTTGGAAAGGTGTTAAGCCTTGCGGAAGAAGTTGGTAGTATTTGATTGTGACGGGGTTTTAACCTATGAAAAAAGCAGTTGGAAAGCACTCCACGAGTATTTTGGAAGCAAGGGCAACCTCTATTTCGCGGATCTCTACCGGCGTGGAGCGATTTCGTACTTGGACTGGATGAAGATAGACATCGCCCTCATGATACATAGTCATGGTAAACCATTAACGAGAGGCGAGGTGGAAAGGGCGGCCTCTAGGATTAGGGCGCGGCCGTTGGCGAAGAAGGTCGTTGAAGGCGTGGTTAAAAGAGGTCATATCCCCGCTGTCGTGAGTAGCGGCATCGACCTCGTAGTCAAGCGAGTCTGCGAAGAGCTGAATATAGAGCTGTGCTTCTATAACGAGCTAGTATTCCTAGGAGAAGAACTAATTCCCGGGGGCGTGGTACACGTGCCTCTTAAAGATAAACAGCTTGTCGTCAAAAAACTCGCCGAAGAAACCGGCATAGGGTTAGAGAACACGGTGTACGTAGGCGACGACGAGTGGGACATAGATGTCTTCAAGCTAGTGCCCGTTTCGATAGCGGTTGAGCCCTGCGGAACGGCATGTGAGTACGCGACATACGTGGTTAGGGAACTCGAAGAGATACTTGAACTTGGCATTTTATAGGGGTACATCATAGACAACACGTACTCGTTAGCTATTAGGGACTTTTGAACACCTACTTCCTGGGATGGGGTTTGGCTGACTGGTTTATTACGCTGATCAGCTATAGGCCGGACGCCCTTTCAGTATGGTCAAATATGACGGTGAGGGAGAGGCTATTCCATTACTATAGCGTTATGAGGAATGAAAGGCCGGCGAGATTCCTAGTGGCCAAGCTCATGCCCGTCGACCTAGACCCCTACTCGGGTGAGATCGCGTTAAAAGACCTCCTGAACGTGCACGATAAACTGGCAAAAGAGTTCCAGCTTTTTTATAGGGACCTCAGTACCGAGAACGTCGCTAAGCTAGAAAGGCTTGAAAGGCCTAGATACAGCTACCTCGACGTTAAGGTAGCCCTGGCGTACAGGTTTATGAGCCCTTGCAGTCTTTGTGAAAGGAGATGTGGAGCCCTCAGGTTAGAGGGTAAGCCTGGAACGTGCACCATGGATAAGGAGGCGATCGTTCACAGCTATTTTCACCACATGGGCGAGGAGGCCCCTCTCGTTCCAAGCGGAACTATATTTTACGGTGGATGTAACTTCAAGTGCGTTTTCTGCCAAAACTACGACATTAGCCAGGTTAACGCGCGGGGCGGTGAAAAACTCGCACCAAAGGAGCTTGGAGCCATACAAGCTTATCTCAGGAAGCGCGGAGCTAGGAACATTAACCACGTGGGTGGAGAGCCCACGCCTCATATGCCGTTCATCCTCGAGAGCTTAAAGTACTTAGATGTGAACGTCCCCCAGCTTTGGAATAGTAACATGTACATGACGGAGGAGTCAATGAATCTCCTAGCAGATGTCATGGACATATGGTTACCGGACTTCAAGTACGGAAACGACGAGTGTGCGTGGAGGCTTAGCAAAGTTAGATGTTACAAGGAGGTCGTCACGAGGAACATTAAAAAAGCACATGATACGGGGGACATTATAATAAGGCACCTCGTGCTACCTAATCACATAGAGTGCTGTACCAGGCCTGTACTGGAGTGGATAGCGAAAAATACCCCCCGAGCCTTGGTTAACATAATGGAACAGTACAGGCCAGAGCACATCGTGTCC comes from the Desulfurococcaceae archaeon genome and includes:
- a CDS encoding radical SAM protein — its product is MADWFITLISYRPDALSVWSNMTVRERLFHYYSVMRNERPARFLVAKLMPVDLDPYSGEIALKDLLNVHDKLAKEFQLFYRDLSTENVAKLERLERPRYSYLDVKVALAYRFMSPCSLCERRCGALRLEGKPGTCTMDKEAIVHSYFHHMGEEAPLVPSGTIFYGGCNFKCVFCQNYDISQVNARGGEKLAPKELGAIQAYLRKRGARNINHVGGEPTPHMPFILESLKYLDVNVPQLWNSNMYMTEESMNLLADVMDIWLPDFKYGNDECAWRLSKVRCYKEVVTRNIKKAHDTGDIIIRHLVLPNHIECCTRPVLEWIAKNTPRALVNIMEQYRPEHIVSRYPHMYPDIARRPTSEEMKRAYKIAEELGIVYEPVS
- a CDS encoding deoxyribonuclease gives rise to the protein MNVSRNSKKQGWNPYTSDLQRFSVYPSIKMVEGRGIRVGDIIVVNVYDVDERGRGVVHYKDLKVIIPNATSGSRVKVKIVRVQGEVAFAHIIGVLSESSTEY
- a CDS encoding adenosine-specific kinase; this encodes MDVKVLKVPVKIPEGANVIIGRSHFIKTVEDIYEVLVTSVPGIKFGLAFNEASGKRLVRYEGNDEELVKAAIETALNIGAGHTFVLFIRNAYPINILNQLKNVQELVSLYVVTGNPVEVIVAETSQGRAVMGAVDGYSPLGVETDEDKRERREFLRKIGYKK
- a CDS encoding HAD-IB family phosphatase — protein: MRKKLVVFDCDGVLTYEKSSWKALHEYFGSKGNLYFADLYRRGAISYLDWMKIDIALMIHSHGKPLTRGEVERAASRIRARPLAKKVVEGVVKRGHIPAVVSSGIDLVVKRVCEELNIELCFYNELVFLGEELIPGGVVHVPLKDKQLVVKKLAEETGIGLENTVYVGDDEWDIDVFKLVPVSIAVEPCGTACEYATYVVRELEEILELGIL